Proteins from a genomic interval of Papaver somniferum cultivar HN1 chromosome 4, ASM357369v1, whole genome shotgun sequence:
- the LOC113273675 gene encoding serine/threonine-protein kinase Aurora-3-like encodes MKNSQAMDENQKKEEENPNPDLYDWGLKDFDIGMPLGKGKFGRVYMAREKKHQYVCALNLIYRCQVEKYDLLPQLKREMEIQSTLDHPYILSLYGWFGDDTRIFLILEYAHKGELYGLLRETGHFTEKQAATYIASLAKALSYCHEKHIIHRDIKPENLLLDHEGRLKLADFGWSVQSKDRRHTMCGTLDYLAPEMAANKGHDCSVDTWTVGVLCYEFLFGVPPFEAETQSETLKRIMKIDYSFPLTPDVSVEAKDFICFLFGEGSL; translated from the exons ATGAAAAATTCTCAAGCCATGGATGAaaatcagaagaaagaagaagaaaatccaaaCCCAGATTTATATGACTGGGGTTTGAAAGATTTCGATATTGGTATGCCCCTTGGTAAAGGAAAATTTGGGAGAGTTTATATGGCCAGAGAAAAAAAG CATCAGTATGTTTGTGCACTGAATCTAATTTATAGATGCCAAGTAGAGAAATACGATTTACTTCCTCAACTCAAGAGAGAAATGGAAATACAGAGTACTTTAGATCATCCTTACATTCTTAGTCTCTATGGTTGGTTTGGTGATGATACAAGGATTTTCTTGATTCTTGAGTATGCCCATAAAGGTGAACTTTATGGTTTACTTCGTGAAACTGGTCATTTTACTGAGAAACAAGCTGCTACT TACATTGCAAGCCTTGCGAAAGCATTGTCGTACTGTCATGAGAAGCATATCATTCATAGAGATATCAAGCCGGAGAATTTGTTGCTTGATCATGAG ggtcgcctgaaacttgcagACTTTGGATGGTCTGTGCAGTCAAAAGATAGGAGACATACAATGTGTGGAACCTTAGATTACTTAGCACCAGAAATGGCGGCGAACAAAGgtcatgattgttctgttgatacCTGGACTGTGGGTGTACTGTGTTATGAATTCCTTTTCGGGGTTCCGCCATTTGAAGCTGAGACGCAGAGTGAAACATTGAAAAG GATAATGAAAATTGATTACAGCTTCCCTCTAACCCCTGATGTATCAGTGGAAGCTAAAGATTTTATTTGCTTC cttTTTGGTGAAGGATCCCTCTAA
- the LOC113275040 gene encoding uncharacterized protein LOC113275040 has product MSKQAQHFFLEDWLKSSTTTTPIATTKPTASSARAIIQSWSNLRNSLQTQTFQLLHLQSLQTLLNSQTSINVADPQAKLLLSILSSSSPNLSLPPESHPLFLKLLYIWVRKSSKPSQALLDSALPILSNLFNEEREIHFSVGSLGVLLLGAISFVPGLSENSRKACVELLCKLFEQERGGVMAVVQGEFVPEVLAGIGYALISSEIPYISRILDCMFGIWGKGKGLSGSVSYGLMMLHLIEWVVSGFINLQSYKKIECLCGEISRTRKLDSALFAVVMVAAGGLRGLIKAPLIGTRAETVHNIRISLEKCIAVVARELISKTGSFCHSAFDPNIRLIVQCIALSLARSGPVSFDPSLLLCITFASLTEVFPLRSFYSRILDSLHKNSIQLGLSEVKAHLDSILFKEAGAITRVFCDQYVSADDEHKTMVEKLIWSYCQDLYSEHRRIALALHGELPELFGDLEKIAESSFLMVVVFASVVTKNRFNSALSREIQLDVSVGILVSFSRVEYFRRIRLPEYTDAIRGVAKNVQENEPACVSFVESMPSYDDLTNCYGSVGLSEVEYNWAKDNVQTARILFYLRVIPTCIERVPASVFSKVVAPTMFLYMGHPNGKLARASHSVFVSFMSSGKDSNQEERTLLKEQLVFYYIQRAIEGYPGITPFDGMASGVAALVRFLPAGSPAAMYCVHSLADKAKSLCSKAMTEDAEMWKDWQGDSEPSKKLLELLLRLLSLVDIQILPNLMKLLAQFIVELPKDGQNMVLDEIYNQVADSDDVTRKPALVSWLQSLSFLCSQTTFTKSTSSSSTDILSLNTVSARL; this is encoded by the exons ATGTCTAAACAAGCTCAACACTTCTTCCTCGAAGATTGGCTGAAgagcagcaccaccaccacccccaTCGCCACCACTAAACCCACTGCATCATCAGCCAGAGCAATAATTCAATCATGGTCTAATCTGAGAAACTCACTTCAAACACAAACATTCCAACTCCTCCATCTCCAATCTCTACAAACCCTTTTAAATTCCCAAACTTCCATTAACGTTGCAGACCCACAAGCTAAACTCCTTCTCTCAATACTCTCATCTTCGTCTCCAAATCTCTCTCTTCCTCCTGAATCTCATCCTCTTTTTCTTAAACTTCTCTATATTTGGGTCAGAAAATCATCAAAACCCTCACAAGCTCTTTTGGATTCAGCACTTCCTATACTATCTAATTTATTCAATGAAGAAAGAGAAATCCATTTCTCTGTGGGTTCTCTGGGTGTTCTTCTTCTGGGTGCCATTTCTTTTGTACCTGGGTTGTCTGAGAATTCAAGAAAGGCCTGTGTGGAGCTTCTTTGTAAGTTGTTTGAACAAGAACGCGGCGGAGTAATGGCGGTGGTTCAGGGAGAATTTGTTCCTGAGGTTCTTGCTGGAATTGGGTATGCTTTAATTTCTTCTGAGATTCCTTATATTAGTAGAATTTTGGATTGTATGTTTGGGATTTGGGGTAAAGGAAAGGGGTTATCTGGTTCAGTGTCTTATGGACTTATGATGCTTCATTTGATTGAATGGGTTGTATCTGGTTTCATTAATTTACAGTCTTATAAGAAAATTGAGTGTCTTTGCGGAGAGATTTCGAGAACACGAAAATTAGATTCTGCATTGTTTGCAGTAGTCATGGTTGCAGCTGGAGGATTGAGGGGATtaatcaaagctccactgatagGGACTAGAGCAGAAACTGTTCATAACATAAGAATTTCcttagaaaaatgtattgcagTTGTAGCTAGAGAATTGATCTCTAAAACAGGAAGTTTCTGTCACTCGGCCTTTGATCCTAACATTCGTCTCATTGTACAATGTATAGCGTTGAGTTTGGCTCGGTCTGGTCCAGTTTCTTTCGACCCCTCTTTACTTCTATGCATTACTTTTGCATCATTGACTGAAGTTTTCCCTCTCCGATCTTTCTACTCGAGAATTCTAGATTCCTTGCATAAAAATTCCATTCAATTGGGGTTAAGTGAGGTTAAAGCACATTTAGATAGTATTCTTTTTAAGGAAGCGGGAGCCATTACCCGGGTTTTCTGCGACCAGTATGTATCCGCAGACGATGAACATAAAACTATGGTGGAAAAGTTAATTTGGAGCTATTGTCAGGATCTTTATTCAGAGCACCGAAGGATTGCTTTGGCTCTTCATGGTGAACTGCCAGAACTGTTTGGGGATTTAGAAAAAATTGCAGAGTCTAGTTTCCTCATGGTTGTGGTTTTTGCCTCAGTTGTGACGAAGAACAGGTTTAATTCAGCACTCTCAAGGGAAATACAGTTGGATGTATCAGTCGGTATCTTGGTTTCATTTTCTCGGGTGGAGTATTTCAGAAGGATTCGATTACCAGAATACACAGATGCAATTCGAGGAGTTGCTAAGAACGTTCAAGAAAATGAACCTGCATGTGTTTCTTTTGTCGAGTCAATGCCATCTTATGATGATTTGACAAACTGCTATG GCTCTGTTGGCTTGAGTGAAGTGGAGTATAACTGGGCAAAAGACAATGTTCAGACTGCCCGTATACTATTTTATCTGCGTGTTATTCCGACTTGTATCGAACGTGTTCCTGCTTCCGTATTCAGTAAAGTGGTAGCTCCAACCATGTTTCT ATACATGGGACATCCAAACGGGAAGTTAGCTAGGGCTTCTCATTCAGTATTTGTCTCTTTTATGTCCTCTGGAAAGGACTCTAATCAAGAAGAACGAACGCTGTTGAAGGAACAGCTTGTTTTCTATTACATACAGAGAGCTATAGAG GGATATCCTGGGATTACCCCTTTCGACGGCATGGCCTCAGGAGTAGCGGCGTTGGTTCGTTTTCTTCCCGCTGGAAGCCCCGCTGCAATGTACTGTGTTCACAGCCTTGCAGATAAAGCTAAAAGCCTATGCAGTAAAGCCATGACTGAAGATGCTGAGATGTGGAAGGATTGGCAGGGAGACTCGGAGCCTAGTAAGAAACTACTCGAGTTGCTTCTACGACTACTATCTTTAGTTGATATACAG ATACTACCAAACTTAATGAAGCTGCTAGCACAGTTCATTGTGGAATTACCAAAAGATGGTCAGAACATGGTACTCGATGAGATATATAACCAGGTTGCAGACTCTGATGATGTTACAAGAAAACCTGCTCTGGTGTCATGGCTGCAATCACTTTCTTTCCTTTGTTCCCAGACGACTTTTACAAAATCAACTTCTTCATCAAGTACGGATATTTTAAGCTTAAACACTGTCAGTGCCCGTCTTTGA